One Anolis carolinensis isolate JA03-04 chromosome 5, rAnoCar3.1.pri, whole genome shotgun sequence DNA segment encodes these proteins:
- the LOC107982931 gene encoding TRAF-interacting protein with FHA domain-containing protein A-like produces the protein MLQLPSYFFFLLGFSELQPMATAFETADTEETITSLNLTVYHPEQDKKQVFRAIKFCQRQQLTVDEFVKFGRNRDICHFQFVDTQVSRIQFALQLFRPFGSSEFAFEIKNLSKRVKLTVDDVELAYLNKIILPQRCLVCFGNYQLLMHKQDGQSENFFETSFDMSKTSLRQKVVTLPIPESGVVKNEFPVEADEDE, from the coding sequence ATGCTTCAATTGCcaagctatttttttttccttctaggATTTTCTGAACTACAGCCAATGGCGACTGCGTTTGAGACTGCAGATACTGAAGAGACCATAACCTCTCTCAATCTCACTGTCTACCATCCAGAACAAGACAAAAAGCAAGTATTCCGTGCCATAAAGTTCTGCCAGCGACAGCAGCTGACAGTGGATGAGTTTGTTAAGTTTGGAAGAAACCGTGACATTTGCCATTTTCAATTTGTAGACACACAAGTTTCACGTATTCAGTTTGCCCTCCAGCTTTTTAGACCCTTTGGCAGCTCTGAGTTTGCTTTTGAGATTAAGAATTTGAGTAAGAGAGTCAAGCTAACTGTTGACGATGTTGAATTGGCCTACCTGAACAAGATTATCCTTCCACAGAGATGCTTGGTTTGCTTTGGAAACTACCAGCTGTTAATGCACAAACAAGATGGACAATCTGAGAATTTTTTTGAGACCAGCTTTGACATGTCCAAAACATCACTGAGGCAAAAAGTAGTGACCTTGCCTATACCTGAAAGTGGTGTTGTAAAAAATGAATTTCCAGTggaggcagatgaagatgaaTAA